In Microplitis demolitor isolate Queensland-Clemson2020A chromosome 9, iyMicDemo2.1a, whole genome shotgun sequence, one genomic interval encodes:
- the LOC103574980 gene encoding proteasome activator complex subunit 3 isoform X2: MAETTSEKVQEYKDSLKTKAEQLLLKGFPEKIVKLNEILGTPNFSNRDMTEVHQELNVSIPEPIVLNNSEDGHTNKRKRMDNEDDVPNVTGTKVMILPNGPIPCNKPLCDMIRIVKPYIIQLLEDSNLLKMWISFMIPKIEDGNNFGVSIQEETLGEIQSVESEAAAFFDQISRYFVSRGKIISKVAKYPHILDYRRAVQEFDEKEYTSLWLVMCEVRNRYCSLHDLVIKNLEKIKRPRSSNAESLY; encoded by the exons ATGGCTGAAACAACTTCAGAAAAG GTACAAGAGTACAAAGACTCGCTAAAAACAAAAGCTGAGCAATTATTACTCAAAGGATTTCCGgagaaaatagtaaaattaaatgagatACTGGGGACACCGAATTTTTCAAACCGCGACATGACAGAAGTCCATCAGGAACTGAATGTGTCAATTCCAGAGCCTATTGTCCTGAACAATTCCGAGGATGGACATACGAATAAACGTAAGAGGATGGACAATGAGGATGACGTTCCCAATGTCACTGGCACCAAAGTTATGATCCTTCCAAATGGTCCGATTCCATGCAATAAACCTCTTTGTGACATGATTCGTATTGTTAAGCCTTATATTATTCAGCTTCTTGAAGATTCAAACCTG ttaaAAATGTGGATATCATTTATGATTCCTAAAATAGAAGATGGTAATAATTTTGGTGTATCTATTCAAGAAGAAACACTTGGAGAAATTCAATCTGTTGAAAGTGAAGCTGCTGCATTCTTTGATCAAATTTctag gtaCTTTGTATCAAGAgggaaaataataagtaaagtGGCAAAGTATCCCCATATCCTCGACTATCGACGAGCTGTACaagaatttgatgaaaaagaATACACAAGTTTATGGTTGGTCATGTGCGAAGTCCGCAATCGCTATTGTTCATTACACGATCTGGTGATCAAGAACTTGGAGAAAATAAAACGGCCGCGTTCTTCAAACGCTGAatctttatattaa
- the LOC103574980 gene encoding proteasome activator complex subunit 3 isoform X3, with product MLPSVVVQEYKDSLKTKAEQLLLKGFPEKIVKLNEILGTPNFSNRDMTEVHQELNVSIPEPIVLNNSEDGHTNKRKRMDNEDDVPNVTGTKVMILPNGPIPCNKPLCDMIRIVKPYIIQLLEDSNLLKMWISFMIPKIEDGNNFGVSIQEETLGEIQSVESEAAAFFDQISRYFVSRGKIISKVAKYPHILDYRRAVQEFDEKEYTSLWLVMCEVRNRYCSLHDLVIKNLEKIKRPRSSNAESLY from the exons ATGCTCCCATCAGTCGTG GTACAAGAGTACAAAGACTCGCTAAAAACAAAAGCTGAGCAATTATTACTCAAAGGATTTCCGgagaaaatagtaaaattaaatgagatACTGGGGACACCGAATTTTTCAAACCGCGACATGACAGAAGTCCATCAGGAACTGAATGTGTCAATTCCAGAGCCTATTGTCCTGAACAATTCCGAGGATGGACATACGAATAAACGTAAGAGGATGGACAATGAGGATGACGTTCCCAATGTCACTGGCACCAAAGTTATGATCCTTCCAAATGGTCCGATTCCATGCAATAAACCTCTTTGTGACATGATTCGTATTGTTAAGCCTTATATTATTCAGCTTCTTGAAGATTCAAACCTG ttaaAAATGTGGATATCATTTATGATTCCTAAAATAGAAGATGGTAATAATTTTGGTGTATCTATTCAAGAAGAAACACTTGGAGAAATTCAATCTGTTGAAAGTGAAGCTGCTGCATTCTTTGATCAAATTTctag gtaCTTTGTATCAAGAgggaaaataataagtaaagtGGCAAAGTATCCCCATATCCTCGACTATCGACGAGCTGTACaagaatttgatgaaaaagaATACACAAGTTTATGGTTGGTCATGTGCGAAGTCCGCAATCGCTATTGTTCATTACACGATCTGGTGATCAAGAACTTGGAGAAAATAAAACGGCCGCGTTCTTCAAACGCTGAatctttatattaa
- the LOC103574981 gene encoding caspase-2 isoform X1, producing MILLVYSLLNIYEIFYSFTCFINKFIMEQEDRAKIDRCVDKMVPIINMESLWPQLFDNNIFNRDDVNVPKWKDKLDQAETKRDILRTIKTRGPRAYQNFLKCLRKTHQEHIINILENPESIFINSTAIRTASSTSTGYNNNIIIDDPDDELVYNPAEAKERLKIIVRKSREFFDPYGSEDHWPMKSNPRGLALIITLINYVDTDRDRSGGIIDHENLISLYTQMGFEVHDRKDLTADEISDEVKKFSQLKKLRTVDSCFVIISGHGDSTENGESLIQGVDHTGVASTQHREIKCDKIVNYFSAENCPNLAGKPKIFIFQACRGKNKQKALTHQDARQTNDNFSLEPSIKHHEGNRGIRVLEKSVRNYSDILIVHSTLPNYVSFRDSKYGSWFIQILCEVFMKRAYRSHVFELLQTVDKRLDAIRTTDFHCQTALIEVIGFHKKMYINPGLFE from the exons atgatacttttagtatatagtttattaaatatatacgaaaTTTTCt attcttttacttgttttataaataaatttataatggaGCAAGAAGATCGTGCTAAAATAGATCGATGTGTTGATAAAATGGTACCGATAATTAACATGGAATCACTGTGGCCACAACtgtttgataataatatttttaatagagaTGATGTCAATGTCCCAAAGTGGAag GACAAATTGGATCAAGCGGAAACAAAACGTGATATTTTGAGAACAATTAAAACCCGAGGTCCAAGagcttatcaaaattttttgaagtgtTTGAGAAAAACACATCAAgaacatataattaatattttagaaaatccagagtctatttttataaattccacTGCTATCAGAACTGCTTCTAGTACCAGTActggttacaataataatattattattgatgatcc tgatgaTGAATTAGTTTATAATCCAGCAGAAGCTAAAGAAAGACTTAAAATCATCGTCAGAAAATCGCGTGAGTTTTTTGATCCTTATGGCAGCGAAGACCACTGGCCTATGAAAAGTAATCCTCGGGGATTGGCACTAATAATAACTCTCATAAATTACGTTGACACAGATCGTGATAGATCGGGTGGTATAATCGATCACGAAAATTTGATCTCTCTTTATACGCAAATGGGGTTCGAAGTTCATGATCGTAAAGATTTGACTGCTGAC gaAATAAGCGAcgaagtgaaaaaattttctcagttaaaaaaattacgaacaGTCGATTCTTGTTTCGTTATAATTTCTGGACATGGAGACTCTACTGAAAATGGCGAGAGTCTGATACAGGGTGTAGATCATACCGGAGTTGCATCAACTCAGCatagagaaataaaatgtgataaaatagttaattatttctcTGCTGAAAATTGTCCAAATTTGGCGGGAAAacccaaaatatttatttttcaagccTGCAG AGGCAAGAATAAACAGAAGGCACTGACTCATCAGGATGCGAGACaaacaaatgataatttttctttagaaCCGAGTATTAAGCATCACGAAGGCAATCGCGGGATACGGGTTCTAGAAAAATCTGTAAGGAATTATTCTGATATTCTTATTGTTCATTCCACACTGCCAAATTACGTATCATTCCGAGACTCTAAATACGGATCTTGGTTCATCCAAATATTATGTGAAGTATTTATGAAACGGGCTTATCGTTCGCATGTATTTGAATTACTGCAAACg GTTGATAAACGTTTAGATGCAATCAGAACAACCGACTTCCACTGCCAGACAGCTCTTATTGAAGTAATAGGCTTCCATAAGAAGATGTATATTAATCCTGGACTTTTTGAATAG
- the LOC103574981 gene encoding caspase-2 isoform X2, translating to MEQEDRAKIDRCVDKMVPIINMESLWPQLFDNNIFNRDDVNVPKWKDKLDQAETKRDILRTIKTRGPRAYQNFLKCLRKTHQEHIINILENPESIFINSTAIRTASSTSTGYNNNIIIDDPDDELVYNPAEAKERLKIIVRKSREFFDPYGSEDHWPMKSNPRGLALIITLINYVDTDRDRSGGIIDHENLISLYTQMGFEVHDRKDLTADEISDEVKKFSQLKKLRTVDSCFVIISGHGDSTENGESLIQGVDHTGVASTQHREIKCDKIVNYFSAENCPNLAGKPKIFIFQACRGKNKQKALTHQDARQTNDNFSLEPSIKHHEGNRGIRVLEKSVRNYSDILIVHSTLPNYVSFRDSKYGSWFIQILCEVFMKRAYRSHVFELLQTVDKRLDAIRTTDFHCQTALIEVIGFHKKMYINPGLFE from the exons atggaGCAAGAAGATCGTGCTAAAATAGATCGATGTGTTGATAAAATGGTACCGATAATTAACATGGAATCACTGTGGCCACAACtgtttgataataatatttttaatagagaTGATGTCAATGTCCCAAAGTGGAag GACAAATTGGATCAAGCGGAAACAAAACGTGATATTTTGAGAACAATTAAAACCCGAGGTCCAAGagcttatcaaaattttttgaagtgtTTGAGAAAAACACATCAAgaacatataattaatattttagaaaatccagagtctatttttataaattccacTGCTATCAGAACTGCTTCTAGTACCAGTActggttacaataataatattattattgatgatcc tgatgaTGAATTAGTTTATAATCCAGCAGAAGCTAAAGAAAGACTTAAAATCATCGTCAGAAAATCGCGTGAGTTTTTTGATCCTTATGGCAGCGAAGACCACTGGCCTATGAAAAGTAATCCTCGGGGATTGGCACTAATAATAACTCTCATAAATTACGTTGACACAGATCGTGATAGATCGGGTGGTATAATCGATCACGAAAATTTGATCTCTCTTTATACGCAAATGGGGTTCGAAGTTCATGATCGTAAAGATTTGACTGCTGAC gaAATAAGCGAcgaagtgaaaaaattttctcagttaaaaaaattacgaacaGTCGATTCTTGTTTCGTTATAATTTCTGGACATGGAGACTCTACTGAAAATGGCGAGAGTCTGATACAGGGTGTAGATCATACCGGAGTTGCATCAACTCAGCatagagaaataaaatgtgataaaatagttaattatttctcTGCTGAAAATTGTCCAAATTTGGCGGGAAAacccaaaatatttatttttcaagccTGCAG AGGCAAGAATAAACAGAAGGCACTGACTCATCAGGATGCGAGACaaacaaatgataatttttctttagaaCCGAGTATTAAGCATCACGAAGGCAATCGCGGGATACGGGTTCTAGAAAAATCTGTAAGGAATTATTCTGATATTCTTATTGTTCATTCCACACTGCCAAATTACGTATCATTCCGAGACTCTAAATACGGATCTTGGTTCATCCAAATATTATGTGAAGTATTTATGAAACGGGCTTATCGTTCGCATGTATTTGAATTACTGCAAACg GTTGATAAACGTTTAGATGCAATCAGAACAACCGACTTCCACTGCCAGACAGCTCTTATTGAAGTAATAGGCTTCCATAAGAAGATGTATATTAATCCTGGACTTTTTGAATAG